A genomic region of Miscanthus floridulus cultivar M001 chromosome 3, ASM1932011v1, whole genome shotgun sequence contains the following coding sequences:
- the LOC136547504 gene encoding NAC domain-containing protein 58-like — translation MYHQTMTTMMSAAQAATSQLPPGFRFHPTDDELILHYLRNRAASAPCPVPIIADVDIYKFDPWDLPAKALYGDGEYYFFSPRDRKYPNGSRPNRAAGSGYWKATGTDKPIHDAATGEAVGVKKALVFYKGRPPRGSKTNWIMHEYRLAAAYRPPSKFRNVSMRLDDWVLCRIYKKSSQASPMVPPLADYEHLDHYETSPGGSCFDDFCSSTSFYVATPAIGGIGGGAASTTSTTPVMHPQPAAAALPRLPKIPSISELLLDEHTLAQILDAPAEIADHHAPFAVHPSLNQLLAVGGDGSDVTIYSPPPAASAGGKRKAAMMMMMSPDECAAGMMITTAAAGLHHHHSPAAKRLNSGSCFDAPQPARGLPATTSSVLGSGLNHHMLPQF, via the exons ATGTATCATcagacgatgacgacgatgatgtcgGCGGCGCAGGCGGCGACGTCGCAGCTGCCGCCGGGGTTCCGGTTCCACCCGACGGACGACGAGCTCATCCTGCACTACCTCCGCAACCGCGCCGCGTCGGCGCCGTGCCCCGTCCCCATCATCGCCGACGTCGACATCTACAAGTTCGACCCATGGGACCTCCCGG CCAAGGCGCTGTACGGCGACGGCGAGTACTACTTCTTCAGCCCGCGGGACCGCAAGTACCCGAACGGCAGCCGCCCCAACCGCGCCGCGGGGTCTGGCTACTGGAAGGCCACCGGCACCGACAAGCCCATCCACGACGCCGCCACCGGCGAGGCCGTCGGCGTCaagaaggcgctcgtcttctacAAGGGCCGCCCGCCCAGGGGCTCCAAGACCAACTGGATCATGCACGAGTACCGCCTCGCCGCCGCCTACCGTCCGCCGTCCAAGTTCAGGAACGTCTCCATGAGG CTGGACGACTGGGTGCTCTGCCGGATCTACAAGAAGTCCAGCCAGGCGTCACCGATGGTGCCGCCGCTCGCCGACTACGAGCACCTGGACCACTACGAGACTTCTCCCGGCGGCAGCTGCTTCGACGACTTCTGCAGCAGCACCAGCTTCTACGTCGCGACGCCGGCCATCGGAGGCATCGGCGGCGGTGCTGCTAGCACTACAAGTACTACGCCCGTCATGCACCCGCAGCCGGCCGCGGCGGCGCTTCCGAGGCTCCCCAAGATACCCTCCATCTCCGAGCTGTTGTTGGACGAGCACACGCTCGCGCAGATCTTGGACGCCCCGGCCGAGATAGCCGACCACCACGCCCCGTTCGCCGTGCACCCCTCCCTCAACCAGCTCCTGGCCGTCGGCGGCGACGGCTCCGACGTCACGATCTACTCGCCGCCCCCGGCCGCCTCGGCTGGCGGGAAGCGCAAGgcggcgatgatgatgatgatgagcccggACGAGTGCGCTGCCGGGATGATGATCACCACTGCCGCTGCtggcctccaccaccaccactctcCAGCGGCCAAGAGGCTCAACAGCGGCTCCTGCTTCGACGCGCCGCAGCCCGCCCGCGGCTTGCCGGCGACGACGTCGTCCGTGCTCGGCAGCGGCCTCAACCATCACATGCTTCCTCAATTCTAG